In the Leptotrichia sp. oral taxon 847 genome, one interval contains:
- the ilvD gene encoding dihydroxy-acid dehydratase: MQGKKRSNNLTEGAARAPHRSLLKGLGFISEEMEKPIIGIANSFNEIIPGHVHLKNLVQSVKDGIRMAGGVPMEFNTIGICDGLAMNHIGMKYSLVTRNIIADSIEAVTMATPFDAIVFMPSCDKVVPGMLIAAARLNIPSIFVSGGAMLAGVYKGKKIGLSNVFEAVGAYNTGQITKRELNSVEEMACPTCGSCSGMYTANTMNCLTEALGMGLPGNGTVPAVFSERARLAKKAGIQIMEVLKKDLRPSDILTREAFENAVAVDMALGGSSNTALHLPAIAHEAGIDLTLSDFNEIAQKTRQICKLSPSGEYFIEDLYRAGGVTGVMKRLLENERLHGDAKTVALQTQGELAKDAFINDEDVIKPWDKPAYKTGGIAVLKGNLAPDGCVVKEGAVDPEMLQHTGPAKVFNSEEEAVEAITGGKIVAGDVVVIRYEGPKGGPGMREMLSPTAMIAGMGLDKDVALITDGRFSGATRGASIGHVSPEAASGGNIAIIQDGDTVEIDIPNRTINIKISDEEIEARKAKLEPFKLQVKGYLKKYAMHVSSADRGAIEILD, encoded by the coding sequence ATGCAAGGGAAAAAAAGAAGTAACAATTTAACAGAAGGTGCAGCAAGAGCGCCACATAGATCGTTGTTAAAAGGATTAGGCTTTATAAGTGAAGAAATGGAAAAACCAATAATTGGGATTGCAAACTCATTTAATGAAATTATACCAGGACATGTTCATTTGAAAAACTTGGTGCAATCGGTGAAAGATGGAATTAGAATGGCTGGAGGAGTTCCGATGGAATTTAATACTATTGGGATTTGTGATGGACTTGCGATGAATCATATTGGGATGAAATATTCGTTGGTTACAAGAAATATAATTGCAGATTCGATTGAGGCGGTTACTATGGCTACTCCGTTTGATGCGATTGTATTTATGCCAAGCTGTGATAAAGTAGTGCCTGGAATGTTGATTGCGGCGGCAAGATTGAATATTCCTTCAATATTTGTAAGTGGAGGAGCAATGCTTGCGGGAGTTTATAAAGGTAAGAAAATTGGACTTAGTAATGTATTTGAAGCGGTTGGAGCTTACAATACTGGGCAAATTACTAAAAGAGAGTTAAATTCAGTCGAAGAAATGGCTTGTCCTACTTGTGGATCATGTTCTGGAATGTATACGGCAAATACTATGAATTGTTTGACAGAAGCACTTGGAATGGGACTTCCTGGAAACGGAACTGTTCCAGCAGTATTTTCAGAAAGAGCAAGACTTGCTAAAAAAGCAGGAATACAAATTATGGAAGTTTTAAAAAAAGATTTAAGACCAAGCGATATTTTGACAAGAGAAGCGTTTGAAAATGCAGTTGCAGTGGATATGGCACTTGGAGGATCTTCTAATACAGCTCTGCATTTACCTGCGATTGCTCATGAAGCTGGAATTGACTTGACTTTAAGTGACTTTAATGAAATTGCGCAAAAAACTCGTCAAATTTGTAAATTATCGCCATCTGGAGAATACTTTATTGAAGACTTGTATAGAGCGGGTGGAGTTACTGGAGTTATGAAGAGATTACTTGAAAATGAAAGATTACATGGAGATGCAAAAACTGTAGCATTGCAAACACAAGGAGAATTGGCAAAAGATGCATTCATCAATGATGAAGATGTAATAAAACCTTGGGATAAACCAGCGTATAAGACTGGAGGAATCGCTGTATTAAAAGGAAACTTGGCACCAGATGGATGCGTTGTTAAAGAAGGAGCGGTAGATCCAGAAATGCTACAGCATACAGGACCAGCGAAAGTATTTAACAGTGAAGAAGAAGCTGTCGAAGCTATTACAGGTGGAAAAATTGTAGCAGGAGATGTTGTGGTTATCAGATATGAAGGACCAAAAGGTGGACCTGGAATGAGAGAAATGTTATCGCCAACAGCTATGATTGCTGGAATGGGATTGGATAAAGATGTTGCTTTAATTACTGATGGAAGATTTTCAGGAGCGACAAGAGGTGCTTCGATTGGACACGTTTCGCCAGAAGCAGCTTCGGGTGGAAATATTGCGATAATTCAAGATGGAGATACTGTTGAAATTGATATTCCAAACAGAACAATAAATATTAAAATTTCAGATGAAGAAATTGAAGCGAGAAAAGCTAAATTGGAACCATTTAAACTTCAAGTTAAAGGATATTTAAAAAAATATGCTATGCACGTGTCTTCTGCGGATAGAGGAGCTATTGAAATATTGGATTAA